The following proteins are encoded in a genomic region of Cyclonatronum proteinivorum:
- the tnpA gene encoding IS200/IS605 family transposase: protein MPGTYSQIYLQYVFAVKGRENLLLKPWREDVFKYISGIITAKQQKSIIVNGVSDHVHVFAGIKPSMGISDLIRDIKNNSSNFINDQKFTGRKFSWQEGYGVFSYSQSQIKNVYEYIARQEEHHRKRTFREEYIGLLKKFEVEYNEKYLFDWLE from the coding sequence ATGCCCGGAACCTATTCTCAAATTTATCTTCAATACGTCTTTGCGGTCAAAGGCCGGGAAAACCTTTTGCTTAAACCATGGCGCGAGGATGTTTTCAAATATATCTCCGGAATCATTACTGCAAAGCAACAAAAATCGATCATTGTAAATGGGGTATCTGACCATGTTCATGTTTTCGCCGGCATAAAGCCATCAATGGGTATATCGGACCTCATTCGTGATATAAAAAACAATTCATCTAACTTTATTAATGATCAGAAGTTTACCGGCAGAAAGTTTTCCTGGCAGGAAGGGTATGGGGTTTTTTCTTATTCTCAGTCTCAAATCAAAAATGTGTATGAGTACATCGCAAGGCAGGAAGAGCACCATCGAAAGAGAACATTCAGAGAAGAGTATATCGGCCTTCTGAAAAAATTTGAGGTTGAATACAACGAAAAATATTTATTTGATTGGCTCGAATAG
- a CDS encoding IS4 family transposase has product MLDKLTLSSVINTPWVLAWFKKFCDSKQLKQAGFYKRAGMGIAQLLHLLVVLPMTHLKVYTFSGDSLPVAGRDAFYRLLSNTSYDWRMLLLSIALKMTRHFDTLTDDDQPRYLIFDDTGYKRDRSKCVEYLGRQHDHSHGRYFRGFRMLTAVWSDGHSCLPLGFELLTNEDADKRIGPDPKVDKRTNGGKRVIAATQKATDLTITMAQSAYNHKFKMDYVLFDSWFAFPQVIKEVAKHTPVICRGKNTAALKFKHQQKIYSVESLPLIFKKGGQTFKNPDIIGSAVVELLNTNLKVRVVVVTNRHDPDKKIVFISTDTQLSADEICCIYARRWDIEVCFKAIKQHLGLYCMQMRDYSGLIGCCSVVIIRYLMLAYYHRGCIDDRTLPGMFYACVQQLQAATIEACIEILRVKFKEFAESKQAQLVSNVLVEFLQMFENFKSEIMAQFEPIFKLNLKCES; this is encoded by the coding sequence ATGCTTGATAAGTTAACACTTTCTTCGGTAATAAACACCCCTTGGGTTCTTGCGTGGTTCAAAAAGTTTTGTGACAGCAAACAACTCAAGCAAGCAGGGTTCTACAAGCGTGCCGGCATGGGGATTGCTCAGTTGCTCCACCTTTTGGTCGTACTACCCATGACCCACCTAAAGGTTTATACTTTCAGTGGTGACTCCCTGCCCGTGGCCGGTCGTGATGCGTTCTACCGCTTGTTAAGCAACACCAGCTATGACTGGCGCATGCTATTGTTATCTATTGCCCTGAAGATGACCCGTCATTTTGATACCCTCACTGATGATGATCAGCCCCGCTATCTTATTTTCGACGATACCGGCTACAAGCGCGATCGCAGTAAATGTGTTGAATATCTGGGTCGTCAACATGATCACAGCCATGGCAGGTATTTCCGCGGCTTTAGGATGCTCACCGCGGTCTGGAGCGACGGACATAGCTGCCTGCCCTTGGGTTTCGAACTGCTTACCAATGAGGACGCCGACAAACGTATCGGTCCGGATCCTAAAGTTGACAAGCGCACCAATGGCGGCAAACGCGTGATCGCGGCCACGCAAAAGGCCACCGATCTGACCATCACCATGGCCCAAAGCGCATATAATCATAAGTTTAAGATGGATTATGTGCTTTTTGACAGTTGGTTCGCATTTCCCCAAGTGATCAAGGAAGTGGCCAAACATACACCTGTAATCTGCCGGGGCAAGAACACAGCGGCATTGAAATTCAAGCACCAGCAAAAAATATACAGTGTTGAAAGCCTGCCTTTAATATTCAAGAAAGGCGGACAGACCTTCAAAAATCCTGACATTATCGGCAGTGCAGTCGTTGAGTTGCTAAATACGAATCTGAAAGTCCGTGTGGTAGTGGTTACCAACAGACATGACCCCGACAAGAAGATTGTCTTTATTTCCACTGATACGCAGCTAAGCGCCGATGAAATCTGCTGCATTTACGCCCGCAGATGGGACATCGAGGTGTGCTTTAAAGCCATTAAACAGCACTTGGGACTGTACTGCATGCAGATGCGCGACTATAGCGGTCTGATCGGTTGCTGCAGCGTTGTTATCATCAGATATCTTATGCTGGCCTATTATCATCGCGGCTGCATCGATGACAGGACGTTACCAGGGATGTTTTATGCCTGTGTTCAGCAGCTGCAGGCAGCAACCATAGAAGCCTGTATCGAAATACTGCGAGTGAAATTTAAAGAGTTCGCCGAATCTAAACAGGCCCAGCTTGTAAGCAATGTACTGGTTGAGTTTCTTCAGATGTTTGAAAACTTCAAATCCGAGATTATGGCCCAATTTGAACCGATTTTTAAGCTAAATTTGAAGTGCGAAAGTTGA
- a CDS encoding IS110 family RNA-guided transposase, protein MFYSIGIDISKDDFKACILEYNPVEQTERVRSSRKFNNTQAELPKFVSWVTKWESKQPAPVRITMEATGVYYERVALHLFDNHPEWALSVVLPSQARRFNESEGFKNKTDRIDARGLALMGARKKLQLWRGIKPYWSELRQLTRTRGALVEQRTQLKNQLHALNYSAYAIKDTRKIVQQTIAALDKQITKLEKLITRHLDSDPEIEEKVDKLKSIPSIGLITISTVLAETLGFEYFTSRSQLISYAGYDIVVKESGKHKGKRKMSKQGNARIRAAMYMPVGNILSHKRQPYYNSTFALQI, encoded by the coding sequence ATGTTTTATTCCATTGGCATAGATATCTCAAAAGACGACTTCAAGGCCTGCATCCTCGAGTATAACCCTGTTGAACAGACCGAGCGTGTACGCTCCTCCAGAAAGTTTAACAACACCCAGGCAGAGCTGCCCAAGTTTGTCAGCTGGGTCACCAAATGGGAGTCCAAACAGCCTGCACCGGTGCGCATCACCATGGAAGCCACCGGTGTGTATTACGAGCGGGTTGCCCTGCACCTGTTTGATAACCACCCCGAATGGGCATTAAGCGTGGTTTTACCCAGTCAGGCGCGTAGATTCAATGAGTCTGAGGGATTCAAGAACAAAACCGACCGTATTGATGCCCGCGGGCTAGCCCTGATGGGTGCGCGCAAGAAGCTGCAGCTATGGCGGGGCATTAAACCCTATTGGAGCGAGCTGCGTCAGCTCACGCGTACCCGTGGCGCGTTGGTAGAACAGCGGACCCAGCTCAAAAACCAGCTTCACGCTCTCAATTACAGCGCTTACGCTATCAAAGATACGCGCAAGATTGTCCAGCAAACCATCGCTGCCTTGGATAAACAGATCACCAAGCTTGAAAAGCTGATCACCAGGCATCTGGATTCGGATCCGGAGATCGAAGAAAAGGTGGATAAGCTGAAGTCGATTCCGTCGATAGGTTTGATTACAATCTCCACGGTGCTGGCAGAGACGCTGGGCTTTGAATACTTTACGTCAAGAAGCCAGCTGATCAGCTATGCGGGTTACGATATAGTGGTTAAGGAGTCAGGCAAACACAAAGGCAAGAGAAAAATGTCGAAACAGGGCAATGCGCGCATCAGGGCAGCGATGTATATGCCGGTGGGCAATATTTTGTCGCACAAGCGGCAGCCCTATTACAACTCAACTTTCGCACTTCAAATTTAG
- a CDS encoding amidohydrolase family protein, giving the protein MKKCLLVLLFWGMAFGSATYSGMVSEAAAQVTPAPDRAEGEGEGPFTRLIIRGGTLISGTGAPPTGPVDIVIEGNRIVNIVNVGFPGVPIQENRRPAADDNTRELDAEGLFILPGFVDMHGHMGGAAQGTPAEYVFKLWMAHGITTVRDPGSYNGLEWSLSHKERSARNEIVAPRLHVYLSFGRGHQGPITMPEQARNWVRDLARQGGDGIKFFGLRPDLMEAALNEAARHGLGSAAHHAQLNVAWMNVLDSSALGLTTMEHWYGLPEALFSDRTVQHYRLDYNYMNEQHRFEEAGRLWAQASGPGTPRYEYVMQTLLERDFTMVPTFNIYDANRDLMRAYTAEWHRDYTLPSLWEFFQPSRIAHGSYWFSWGIEQEVLWKDNYRRWMAFVNDYKNRGGRVAAGSDSGYIFQIYGFGFVRELEMLREAGFHPLEVLQSGSLKGAEALGMAAEIGTVEPGKLADLVLVDGNPIEDLKVLYGTGVLRLNADNVPVRAGGVRYTIKDGIIYDARALLRDVREMVRQEKDRTGYEIYLPGTR; this is encoded by the coding sequence ATGAAAAAATGCTTGCTGGTTTTGTTGTTTTGGGGGATGGCATTTGGGTCGGCCACCTATTCGGGAATGGTTTCGGAAGCTGCGGCGCAGGTGACGCCCGCGCCGGATAGGGCCGAGGGAGAAGGTGAAGGCCCGTTCACGCGGCTGATTATTCGTGGAGGCACGCTCATCAGCGGGACCGGGGCACCGCCGACGGGGCCGGTCGATATCGTGATCGAGGGCAACCGTATCGTCAATATTGTGAATGTGGGCTTTCCCGGTGTGCCCATTCAGGAAAACCGCAGGCCTGCCGCCGATGACAATACCCGCGAGCTTGATGCTGAGGGGCTGTTTATTCTGCCTGGTTTCGTGGATATGCATGGTCACATGGGCGGGGCCGCGCAGGGCACGCCCGCGGAATATGTGTTCAAGCTGTGGATGGCGCATGGTATCACGACGGTGCGTGATCCGGGCAGCTATAACGGTCTCGAGTGGTCGCTGTCGCATAAGGAGCGCAGTGCCCGCAACGAAATCGTGGCGCCGCGGCTGCACGTGTACCTGAGCTTCGGGCGCGGGCATCAGGGGCCAATCACGATGCCGGAGCAGGCGCGTAACTGGGTGCGCGATCTCGCGCGACAGGGCGGGGACGGCATCAAGTTTTTCGGGCTGCGTCCGGATCTGATGGAGGCCGCTCTGAACGAGGCTGCGCGGCACGGACTCGGCTCCGCGGCCCATCACGCGCAGCTGAATGTCGCCTGGATGAACGTGCTCGACTCCTCCGCCCTGGGCCTCACGACCATGGAGCACTGGTACGGCCTGCCCGAAGCCCTGTTTTCGGACCGCACGGTGCAGCACTACCGCCTCGACTACAACTACATGAATGAACAGCACCGCTTCGAAGAAGCCGGTCGCCTTTGGGCGCAGGCCTCCGGTCCCGGTACGCCCCGCTACGAATACGTGATGCAGACCCTGCTCGAGCGCGATTTCACCATGGTGCCGACCTTCAACATCTACGACGCCAATCGCGACCTCATGCGCGCCTACACCGCCGAATGGCACCGCGACTATACCCTGCCCTCGCTCTGGGAGTTCTTCCAGCCGAGCCGCATAGCGCACGGCTCCTACTGGTTCAGCTGGGGCATCGAGCAGGAGGTGCTCTGGAAGGACAACTACCGCCGCTGGATGGCTTTCGTGAACGACTACAAAAACCGCGGCGGACGCGTAGCCGCGGGCTCCGACTCCGGCTACATTTTCCAGATTTACGGCTTCGGATTTGTCCGGGAGCTTGAGATGCTGCGGGAGGCGGGCTTTCATCCGCTGGAGGTGCTGCAATCGGGCTCGCTGAAAGGTGCGGAAGCCCTCGGCATGGCCGCCGAAATCGGAACCGTCGAGCCCGGCAAGCTCGCCGATCTCGTGCTCGTTGACGGCAATCCGATCGAAGACCTCAAGGTGCTCTACGGTACCGGCGTGCTCCGCCTCAACGCCGATAACGTGCCAGTCCGCGCGGGAGGCGTGCGCTACACCATCAAAGACGGGATCATCTACGATGCCCGCGCCCTGCTGCGGGATGTCCGCGAGATGGTGCGGCAGGAAAAAGACCGCACGGGGTATGAGATTTACTTGCCCGGCACGCGCTGA